In Candidatus Rickettsiella isopodorum, a single genomic region encodes these proteins:
- a CDS encoding FAD-dependent monooxygenase, producing the protein MDTEVLIIGAGPTGLIMACQLLRYGVKFRILDKQKDQVHESRAFAIQAKSMEIFQNLGFAEEFLKLARSNVDFAFFINGKKQIEINFQQFQHQDTPFSSVYFLPQTETECIFIEFLEKQGIYIERQKELMTFTQGTKGVQATIKSNSTGSTEKIACAYIIGCDGAHSSVRHMLNFSFEGNVYPQLFNLVDARIEWPYSRNKFLFFLGKEGVFVHIPLTKKISRVMLAKRSAHLEEKLDIPNLNDLENLASLLTQVSVKLVNPIWISQFRLHHRGVSQYYQNRAFLAGDAAHIHSPVGGQGMNTGIQDATNLAWKLALVLKKATDVKLLATYETERHPVGKTLLKTTDQFFSLLTAKGFFISRLRNWLLSFVISFLFSKKNLEKRLFWFISQLNIHYAQNEFNYEIKEKSHHAFKRGPSPGYRAPNAPANASNLFILLTYKPFNILYFQTKKNQTQLIEKINALIKNYKDWVQVHTFVLSPENKLLFKRYGVISSAIYVIRPDGYVGFRMNADKDLWLEEYLKNFFK; encoded by the coding sequence ATGGACACCGAAGTATTGATTATTGGGGCTGGGCCCACGGGACTGATAATGGCCTGTCAGTTGCTGCGTTATGGCGTTAAATTTAGAATTTTGGACAAACAAAAGGATCAAGTACATGAATCGCGAGCTTTCGCTATTCAAGCAAAATCGATGGAAATATTTCAGAATTTAGGTTTTGCTGAAGAATTTCTGAAACTTGCACGTTCTAACGTGGATTTTGCTTTTTTTATTAATGGTAAAAAACAAATAGAAATCAATTTTCAGCAATTTCAGCATCAAGATACGCCTTTTTCTTCGGTTTATTTTCTTCCGCAAACAGAAACTGAATGTATCTTTATTGAGTTTTTAGAAAAACAAGGTATTTACATAGAGCGTCAAAAAGAATTAATGACTTTTACCCAAGGTACTAAGGGTGTGCAGGCAACTATTAAAAGCAATAGCACAGGAAGCACAGAAAAAATTGCTTGTGCCTATATTATAGGTTGCGATGGAGCCCACAGTAGTGTACGTCATATGCTTAATTTTTCGTTTGAGGGAAATGTCTATCCTCAGCTCTTTAATTTAGTTGATGCGCGTATTGAGTGGCCTTATTCGCGAAACAAATTCCTTTTTTTTCTGGGGAAAGAGGGTGTATTTGTGCACATTCCACTTACAAAGAAAATAAGTCGGGTCATGTTAGCAAAACGTTCGGCTCATTTAGAAGAAAAACTAGATATACCGAACTTAAATGATTTAGAAAATTTAGCGAGTTTGCTGACTCAAGTTTCTGTGAAACTAGTTAATCCAATTTGGATCTCTCAATTTCGCTTACATCATCGTGGCGTAAGCCAATATTATCAAAATCGGGCTTTTCTAGCCGGCGATGCGGCACATATTCATAGTCCAGTAGGCGGCCAGGGTATGAATACCGGCATACAAGATGCCACTAATCTAGCTTGGAAGCTAGCGTTAGTATTGAAGAAAGCTACTGACGTTAAATTATTAGCTACCTATGAGACAGAACGACATCCGGTTGGAAAAACTTTATTGAAAACGACGGATCAGTTTTTCTCCTTACTTACAGCAAAAGGTTTTTTTATTTCCAGGCTACGAAACTGGCTATTATCTTTTGTTATTTCATTTCTTTTTTCAAAGAAAAATTTAGAAAAGCGTTTATTCTGGTTTATATCACAATTGAATATTCATTACGCCCAAAATGAATTTAATTATGAGATCAAAGAAAAATCTCATCATGCTTTTAAAAGAGGTCCATCGCCAGGATATCGAGCACCGAACGCGCCTGCTAATGCATCAAATTTATTTATATTGCTAACGTATAAACCCTTTAATATACTTTATTTTCAGACTAAAAAGAATCAAACTCAGTTAATAGAAAAAATAAATGCCCTTATAAAAAATTATAAAGACTGGGTGCAAGTTCACACTTTTGTTTTATCTCCAGAAAATAAATTACTTTTTAAACGATATGGCGTAATTTCTTCTGCCATTTATGTCATTCGACCTGATGGCTATGTAGGATTTCGAATGAATGCAGATAAAGATTTATGGTTGGAGGAATATCTTAAGAATTTTTTTAAATAA
- a CDS encoding glycoside hydrolase → MCKKFGVFFLAILLTSSLVSAKENVILKTRAGEFTIDPARLAILVDPSGDSAAISLTQEGPLFDEVKDLKVDNKTAQWYYPHLKMQVKVAADEQGLKFSFKTSKEQTFQWPISGLTPQAKALVLPDGEGLYIPNHDLFWLKEFKKYPSLSLSIPFWSIEYADDNYVSYIWDDHDVDTDVQVHEKQTQLYVMNEHHFLKRSHFSEYTLLIHLTGDSPISPALDYRNLLINENKFVSLKQKILENANVNKLLGAFHIWVWGDGKSLVMLDQLEKLGIKHALINYDANPIPNGFNIEKEYIHNAKSMGYLIGPYDSFDNAQNPKTSDSITSTWPNHLWPEACIRNPNGSILTGFASRGCYLSSEALRLRESKEKNIANQIEKMLNKGDNTIFLDCDAAYPLYDDYSKHHPMIREQDLSNRLERMRFVGSDQKIVLGSETGLSWANPTIAYNNGAFLAFPETFWPALQDKKHFGVWQPGYAPKILFQAYNAPDEFIRGSYNPRYRLPLYEAVFHDSVITTDRWELNELKIPAIRKIKALLQNLYNVPPIWVLDQKTLQKNKKYFLDYYNFFFPLHQMAGIEALTRFDWLTDDHLIQQTQFGNRLILTANFSDRVYENIGPRCIRAEWKEDGSTSLFCPKN, encoded by the coding sequence ATGTGTAAAAAATTTGGGGTTTTTTTTCTGGCCATACTATTGACTAGCTCTTTAGTATCCGCTAAAGAAAACGTTATCTTAAAAACTAGAGCGGGCGAATTTACGATTGATCCAGCAAGGTTGGCTATTTTAGTTGATCCCAGTGGTGATTCAGCAGCGATTAGTTTGACACAAGAAGGTCCTTTATTTGATGAAGTAAAAGATCTAAAAGTGGATAATAAAACGGCACAATGGTATTACCCTCATCTTAAGATGCAAGTTAAAGTAGCAGCAGATGAACAAGGCCTAAAATTTTCTTTTAAAACAAGCAAAGAACAAACTTTTCAATGGCCTATATCGGGATTAACACCACAAGCTAAAGCTTTAGTTCTTCCAGATGGAGAAGGGTTATATATTCCTAATCACGATCTTTTTTGGCTTAAAGAATTTAAAAAATATCCTAGCTTATCTTTAAGTATTCCATTCTGGTCAATAGAATACGCGGATGACAATTATGTCAGTTATATTTGGGACGATCATGATGTTGATACTGATGTGCAGGTACATGAAAAGCAAACCCAACTTTATGTGATGAACGAACATCACTTTCTAAAGCGATCCCATTTTTCAGAATATACCCTATTAATCCACTTGACAGGAGATTCGCCGATAAGTCCAGCACTGGATTATCGTAATTTACTGATCAATGAAAATAAGTTTGTGTCTCTCAAGCAAAAGATACTCGAAAATGCCAATGTAAATAAATTATTAGGAGCTTTTCACATTTGGGTATGGGGTGATGGTAAAAGCTTAGTAATGTTAGATCAACTGGAAAAATTAGGTATTAAGCATGCTTTAATAAATTATGATGCGAATCCAATTCCGAATGGTTTTAACATTGAAAAAGAGTATATTCATAATGCTAAAAGCATGGGTTATTTAATAGGCCCTTATGATAGTTTTGATAATGCCCAAAATCCAAAAACTTCCGATAGTATAACCTCAACTTGGCCTAATCATTTATGGCCAGAAGCTTGTATTCGAAATCCCAATGGATCGATTTTAACTGGATTTGCAAGTCGTGGCTGTTATTTAAGCTCAGAGGCACTTCGCTTAAGAGAATCTAAAGAGAAAAATATCGCAAATCAAATCGAAAAAATGTTAAATAAAGGAGACAATACAATTTTCTTAGATTGTGATGCAGCCTATCCACTTTATGATGATTATTCAAAACATCATCCTATGATACGCGAACAAGATTTAAGTAATCGCTTGGAACGGATGCGATTTGTTGGTAGTGATCAGAAGATAGTGTTAGGTTCAGAAACGGGATTGTCTTGGGCTAATCCAACTATCGCTTATAATAATGGTGCGTTTTTGGCGTTTCCAGAAACTTTTTGGCCTGCTTTGCAAGATAAGAAGCATTTTGGAGTTTGGCAGCCTGGTTATGCTCCAAAAATTCTATTCCAAGCATATAATGCACCCGATGAATTTATTCGTGGATCCTATAATCCGCGTTATAGATTGCCGCTGTATGAAGCAGTATTCCATGATTCAGTGATTACCACTGATCGTTGGGAATTGAACGAATTAAAGATTCCAGCGATTAGAAAAATTAAAGCGTTATTACAAAATCTTTATAATGTTCCTCCGATTTGGGTGTTAGATCAAAAAACATTACAAAAAAATAAAAAATATTTTCTAGATTACTATAATTTTTTCTTCCCTCTTCATCAAATGGCTGGAATAGAAGCACTCACAAGGTTTGATTGGCTAACGGATGATCATTTAATCCAACAAACGCAATTTGGGAATCGACTTATCCTAACTGCAAATTTTTCCGATAGAGTCTATGAAAATATAGGGCCGCGTTGTATACGAGCGGAATGGAAAGAA